From Salvelinus namaycush isolate Seneca chromosome 24, SaNama_1.0, whole genome shotgun sequence, one genomic window encodes:
- the LOC120019400 gene encoding homeobox-containing protein 1-like — MSHYTDEPRFTIEQIDLLQRLRRTGMTKQEILHALDTLDRLDREHGDKFGRRTSYGGGANSSVSDPNSTTTNNNTASVSAATTSSTTSSSCSSNNNNGASGIGSSNVTNTALASSSTNSTATQTQYLPPRGGLSPSPSNSYDTSPPPGPPPPSAILSSPVSLVAMVQNGGRDSLAATPNGKLSPPRYPMNSAAAVRPFGFEATEEELDIDDKVEELMRSVMMSRWGQ; from the coding sequence atgTCTCATTACACAGACGAGCCTCGCTTCACCATCGAGCAGATCGACCTGCTCCAGAGGCTGCGGCGTACGGGCATGACCAAGCAGGAGATCCTCCACGCCCTGGACACCCTAGACCGGCTGGACCGCGAGCACGGGGACAAGTTCGGCCGTCGCACCTCCTACGGAGGAGGAGCAAATAGCTCTGTGTCCGACCCCAATAGCACCaccacaaacaacaacactgccTCTGTTTCTGCCGCCACCACCTCCTCAACAACATCCTCTTCctgtagtagtaataataataatggcgCCAGTGGTATTGGGAGCAGTAATGTTACCAACACCGCCCTGGCCTCATCCTCCACCAACTCTACcgccacacagacacagtaccTCCCTCCACGTGGAGGGCTCTCCCCCTCGCCTAGCAACAGCTACGACACCTCCCCACCACCCGGGCCGCCCCCGCCCTCTGCCATCCTCTCGTCCCCGGTGTCGCTGGTCGCCATGGTGCAGAACGGGGGGCGGGACAGCCTAGCAGCAACGCCCAATGGGAAGCTCTCGCCGCCTCGGTACCCAATGAATAGTGCTGCTGCCGTCAGGCCGTTCGGGTTCGAGGCCACGGAGGAGGAGCTGGACATTGATGACAAGGTGGAGGAGCTCATGAGGTCAGTGATGATGTCACGGTGGGGTCAATAG